The genomic region TGCTCTGGAATGCCGGGTTTACGGTCGGGATCATTGCCCAGCCGGACTGGAAATCTTCCGAGGATTTTACTGCCCTCGGCGTCCCCCGTCTCTTCTTCGGAATTTCTGCCGGCAATGTTGACTCGATGGTGAACCATTACACCCCGAACCTGAAGCGGCGGGGTGAGGATGTGTACTCTCCCGGTGGAGCCCTGAAGCGGCCGGACCGGGCAACCATCGTCTACACAAATAAAGTACACGAGCTCTTCCCCAACGTTCCTGTCATTATCGGGGGGATTGAAGCGAGCCTGCGCAGGTTCGCCCATTATGATTACTGGCAGGACCGGGTGCGGCAGGCAATCCTCGCGGATGCCCCCGCAGATCTTCTCGTCTTTGGCATGGGAGAGCGCCAGATGGTGGAGATTGCATCCCGGCTTGGGGCGGGGGAACCGGTCCGTTCGATAAGGAACATCCCCGGAACTGCGTACACTATGGAGATCGCGGAATGGAAGGCAACGGATCATCCGGAGATGGTGGTACTGCCGGGCTTTGGCGAAGTATCCACGAATGAGGAGGCATATGCCCGGGCCTTTGCTCTTCATTATACTGAGCAGGACCCCGTGCGGGGAAAGGTGGTAGCCCAGCCTCACCCGAAGACTGTGGTTATCCAGAACCCCCCGGCCCAGCCCATGAAGACGGAAGAACTGGACCGTGTTTACGAGCTCCCGTTCTCACGAAGGGCCCATCCCGCTTATACCCGGCCCATACCAGCCCTTGCCCCGGTCCAGTTCTCGGTAATGTCCCACCGGGGCTGTTTTGGTTCCTGCTCCTTCTGTGCCCTGACCCACCACCAGGGCCGGATCATCCAGAGCAGGAGCGAGGATTCGATCGTCCGCGAAGTGACAAGGATGGCGGGGATGAAGGAGTTCAGGGGCGTTGTACAGGATGTTGGCGGTCCGACAGCGAACATGTACGGCATGCACTGCACCCGGTGGGAGTCTCTCGGCGCCTGCGGGGATAAGAAGTGCAGCCCTGCCTGTAAGACACTTGACACCAGCCACATATCCCAGTGCCGTCTCCTTTCCCGATTGCGGGAGATTCCCGGTGTAAAGAAGGTATTCATCGGGTCCGGCATCCGTTTCGACCTGGTCCTTGCCTGTTCTGGCGAGTATCTCCCGATGATCTGCGAGCACCACATCTCCGGGCACCTCAAGGTTGCTCCCGAGCATGTGGCGCCGGAGGTCACCCGCATCATGAACAAGCCCGGCCGAGAGGCCTTCGACCGGTTCCGCACGCAGTTCTCCCTCCTCCAGAAGGATAAGCCGAAGAAACAGTACCTCCTTCCCTATTTCATGTCGGGCCACCCCGGCTGCACCCTTGCGGACATGGTGCTCCTTGCAGAATATATCCATACCAACGGGCTCTACACGGAGCAGGTCCAGGACTTTACCCCGACTCCCATGAGCATCTCGACCTGCATGTACTACACCGGCCTTGACCCGTTCACCCTACGGCCGGTTCACGTGCCCAGGGGAGACGAAAAACGGATCCAGCGGGCTCTTCTCCATTACCGCGATCCCGCTAACCGGACTCTTGTTGCAGAAGGTCTCGCCCGGGCCGGAAGGTCAGATCTGATCGGGGGAGATGCCAGATGCCTCCTCAGCGGGGGATCCCTTGGCTTTCCCCCTGCAGGAAAAACCGGCCGGCAAAAAAGGAAAGACTAAAAAAGTGCGTTTCAATCCTCATGCCCGGCCATAGTCATCGTCGAACCGGACAATGTCGTCCTCTTCCAGGTACTCGCCCAGCTGGACCTCGATGACTTCGAGCGGGATGACGCCGGGATTTTTGAGCCGGTGCTGCATGCCGGAATGGACAAAGGTGCTCTCTCCTTTCCTGAGGATCCTGGTCTCCCCGTTGAGATGCACTTCAGCCGTGCCCCTGACAACGACCCAGTGCTCGCTCCGGTGGTGATGGAGCTGCAGGGAGAGTTTCTCCCCCGGCTTGACCGTCACCCGTTTTATCTTGTAGCTCGCGGTATCCTCGAGAATGGTGTAGGATCCCCATGGCCGGTGAACCTGCCGGTGGAACCGGGTCACCGGGTCGTTATCAGTGTTGTACCTGCCTACAAGATCCTTGACCTGTTCCGTGTGCAGGCTGTCGGAGATGAGAAGGGCATCGGCCGTATCGACAACCACGAGATCGCTGACCCCGATGAGGCCAACGTGTTTTCCCGGGGCATGGACATAGTTATTCTTTGACGCGATAAATTCGGCTTTCCCGGTATTGCCATCGGCGTCGTGCTCCTCGCGATCATAGAGTGCCTTGAATGTTCCAAGGTCGCTCCAGTCCGCGTCCAGCGGAACTACGGCAACGCGTTTTGAGTATTCGAGAAGGCCGTAATCGATCGAGATGGAATCAAGGCAGGAATAATCAGGAGCTTGACGTTTTCCAAAGGCTTTGGCAAGACCCGGCTGGTAGCGTTTCAGTTCCTCAAAGAAACAGTTCACGGATAAAAGGAAGATCCCGCTGTTCCAGAGGTATCCTTTGTCGAGATATTCACGGGCGGTAGCCTCATCGGGTTTCTCCTTGAATTCTTTTACAACAAACCCGACGGGAAGCGGTTTACCGGGTTTGATGTATCCGTATCCCGTATGCGGGGACGAGGGTCTGACACCGAACGTAACCAGATACTTGTCGGCAAGAGTTTCCGCTGCCCGGATCTGATCGATTGCAGTGTTGTCCAGGATGTGATCGCTTGGGAAGACAACGGCAATCCCGGATGGATCTTTGGCCCGGATGCGCTGCATTGCCCACGCGATAGCGGGAAGGGTATTTTTCCCAACCGGCTCCACGAGTATGTTCTCATCCGGCACTGAATACCCGAGTTCCTCGATCTGGTTGCGGACCAGGTACTGGTGGATCTCATTGGTTACGATGCAGATCTCACCCGGATCCGAAAGCCTGATCGCCCGTTCACAGGTCTTCTGGAAGAGCGAACTGCCGTTGAGCTGGAGAAACTGTTTGGGATAGTATTCACGGGAGAGCGGCCAGAGCCGGGTTCCCACACCGCCTGCAAGAATGATCGATTTCATAACACACCGGAACGGTTCTCTTTCAGGGGGAAGCCTGTTCGAAAGTCGTTAAGAGAACATTTCTGCCGGGATCTCATTAAGTACCCTCCTGCATTACTGATACCGGCCCGGATAATGATTCCCTCTTGTCAAAGAACTTTTCAAGCCAGAGTTCCGTACAGACGATTCTCCAGATCTCAGGGGAGTAGACTGCCTTTCCTTCGAGGAAGGCGAGATAATTTCTGATAACCTCATCCGCATTCCAGAGATCTCTTTGGGCGAATTCGTCCGATGAGAGGATTTCAAGGACAAACGGGCGGAGATCTTCCCTCATCCAGACCTCCTCAGGAGTGACAAATCCCATCTTGTCCTTCCGGCACCGGATGGATTCCGGGACAATCCCTTTGATGGCATTCCTGAGCGCAAATTTCGTTACGCCGCCGCGGATCTTCTGGTTCGTGGGCAGCGAGGCCAGGTATTCAACGAGCCGGACATCCAGATAGGGAACGCGGGATTCAATCGAGAAGGCCATGGCATTCCGGTCCTCGTAATGGAGGAGGGCAGGCAGGTTGGTGGACATGAGTTCGCGATACAGTACGATATCGAGACTTCCGTCATATCGAAGGATTTCCCCGGATTGGCATCTCAACAGGCATCTACGTTTTTTGCGTGTTCGCAGCTGCTTAACTGAGTTTTTAAAGAATCTGTAGTGATGACGCAGGCTCCCTGTTATTTCACGAAGTGCCACTATGGGATGTGATCTCCATAATCCCCTTACATAACTTGCCTGGTACGCGAGGTACCCTCCGAGAAGTTCATCAGCTCCCTGCCCGTCGAGGACAACTTTGACATTCTCCTGTGCCAGCCGCATTACGCAGTACTGGGCATAGATGGAGAGGGAGCCGAACGGCTCGTCCTGAATATACACGAGCCGGTCGATATCGTCCCAGAGAGCTTCGGGTGTGGGGGTGGTCCGGTGGGCATCGACACCGGTTGCTGTGACAAGCTCGTCGATATACCAGCTCTCATCGAATCGCTTGTCAGGAAAGACTGCCGAGAAGGTCTTCTGCTGAGCACCAATACTTGCGGGAGACTCTTTCCGGATCAGCTGGTTGATGAGGACCGTTAGGGTCGAGGAATCGATTCCGCCCGAGAGGCAGGTACCGACCGCAACATCGCTCCTCAAGTGGATACGGGTTGCGTCCTCAAGATGAGTGAGGAGCCTGGATGCGACAACCTCATCAGGAGTTCCATCCCGGAGCTTCTCACTGACTTTCACATCCCAGTACCGGAACGGATCAACGTGCCCTTGAGGAGTCACTTTCATGGCATGGGCTGGCGGGAGCTGGAAGATGCCGT from uncultured Methanoregula sp. harbors:
- the asnB gene encoding asparagine synthase (glutamine-hydrolyzing) is translated as MCGIAGQYCLDGGTPDKELLGEMSRRLSHRGPDGMGTHIRGSTGLIHRRLAIIDLSEDSLQPMTNEDGTLWIVFNGEIYNYIELREELIAKGHHFHSASDTEVILHAYEEWGAECLPRFNGMWAFALFDEKTGTLFCARDRFGIKPFYYARVRGSFLFASEIKALLAHPGIGTKPNEPILGTFLAWGVQDHTAETMFDGIFQLPPAHAMKVTPQGHVDPFRYWDVKVSEKLRDGTPDEVVASRLLTHLEDATRIHLRSDVAVGTCLSGGIDSSTLTVLINQLIRKESPASIGAQQKTFSAVFPDKRFDESWYIDELVTATGVDAHRTTPTPEALWDDIDRLVYIQDEPFGSLSIYAQYCVMRLAQENVKVVLDGQGADELLGGYLAYQASYVRGLWRSHPIVALREITGSLRHHYRFFKNSVKQLRTRKKRRCLLRCQSGEILRYDGSLDIVLYRELMSTNLPALLHYEDRNAMAFSIESRVPYLDVRLVEYLASLPTNQKIRGGVTKFALRNAIKGIVPESIRCRKDKMGFVTPEEVWMREDLRPFVLEILSSDEFAQRDLWNADEVIRNYLAFLEGKAVYSPEIWRIVCTELWLEKFFDKRESLSGPVSVMQEGT
- a CDS encoding mannose-1-phosphate guanylyltransferase/mannose-6-phosphate isomerase, encoding MKSIILAGGVGTRLWPLSREYYPKQFLQLNGSSLFQKTCERAIRLSDPGEICIVTNEIHQYLVRNQIEELGYSVPDENILVEPVGKNTLPAIAWAMQRIRAKDPSGIAVVFPSDHILDNTAIDQIRAAETLADKYLVTFGVRPSSPHTGYGYIKPGKPLPVGFVVKEFKEKPDEATAREYLDKGYLWNSGIFLLSVNCFFEELKRYQPGLAKAFGKRQAPDYSCLDSISIDYGLLEYSKRVAVVPLDADWSDLGTFKALYDREEHDADGNTGKAEFIASKNNYVHAPGKHVGLIGVSDLVVVDTADALLISDSLHTEQVKDLVGRYNTDNDPVTRFHRQVHRPWGSYTILEDTASYKIKRVTVKPGEKLSLQLHHHRSEHWVVVRGTAEVHLNGETRILRKGESTFVHSGMQHRLKNPGVIPLEVIEVQLGEYLEEDDIVRFDDDYGRA
- a CDS encoding YgiQ family radical SAM protein, encoding MIPQPRFLPMTLQEGENLGIRQFDIILVSGDAYVDHPSFGTALIGRVLWNAGFTVGIIAQPDWKSSEDFTALGVPRLFFGISAGNVDSMVNHYTPNLKRRGEDVYSPGGALKRPDRATIVYTNKVHELFPNVPVIIGGIEASLRRFAHYDYWQDRVRQAILADAPADLLVFGMGERQMVEIASRLGAGEPVRSIRNIPGTAYTMEIAEWKATDHPEMVVLPGFGEVSTNEEAYARAFALHYTEQDPVRGKVVAQPHPKTVVIQNPPAQPMKTEELDRVYELPFSRRAHPAYTRPIPALAPVQFSVMSHRGCFGSCSFCALTHHQGRIIQSRSEDSIVREVTRMAGMKEFRGVVQDVGGPTANMYGMHCTRWESLGACGDKKCSPACKTLDTSHISQCRLLSRLREIPGVKKVFIGSGIRFDLVLACSGEYLPMICEHHISGHLKVAPEHVAPEVTRIMNKPGREAFDRFRTQFSLLQKDKPKKQYLLPYFMSGHPGCTLADMVLLAEYIHTNGLYTEQVQDFTPTPMSISTCMYYTGLDPFTLRPVHVPRGDEKRIQRALLHYRDPANRTLVAEGLARAGRSDLIGGDARCLLSGGSLGFPPAGKTGRQKRKD